The Gemmatimonas phototrophica region ACAATGACGCGCGCGTCCTTCGGAATCCCGGTGGGGATGATGGTGCCTTCCACGATCTGCGCGATGTCGCGCATGGCCAGCTGAAAGTCGGGCAGGCGAGCGGTGAGCGGCACCTTGGTGGCGCGCAGAGCAGCTTCACTGCGCAAGCGGGTCTGCTCGCGCTCCTGCTCGTTGGTGGCCAGCAACGCCATACGCTGTTGCCCACTCGAGGTGAAGAACTTGTCCAGCACCGAGAAGGGGAGGCACAACAACACCAGACTGCTCACGCTCCCCGTGCTGAATTCCACGTTGGCCACCAGTACCGGATCTTCCCGGTTCACCACCTGCAAAATTTCCGGCGACGACTCAAAACCCGTGATGTTCAGTTCCATGGGCACATGGTCCTGCCAGATCTCCTGCAGCAACGACGTGACCCGGTCGGCCACACTGCGCACCGCCATGCGTTCAATGGGCGTCAGCGCGCGTGTGAGCGGCGTGCCCGTGCCCTCCCCACCGAACAGGCGGTCCACGATATATGTGCTGAATTCGGGGCCAATGTCGATAACGCCCTTCTGACCGGTGCCCTGAATGTCGAAAATGAACGACGAACACGGCATCGGGAGGGAGAGCGTGAACTCGCCGAACGAGAATTGCTCCACGCTCTGCAGGCGCACTTCGATCTGGCCGCGGACGCGCGAGATGAGCCAGGCTTCCAATCCCTTCACGAGGCGTTCGTACATGGCCTCGAGGGTGCGCAAGCGCTCCTTGGAGACGCGGTGCGGACGTCGGAAGTCGTACACCTGCACATCGAGCGCCGCGTTGGAGAACGGGGTCCCGACGGCGGCGTTGCCGGCCGTCCGGTTACCACCGCCCAGCAGGCGATCGATGTCTGTTTGCGAAAGGGTTTCCGAGCTCATCGCGTAGTCTGGTGGCTTACTGGACGACGAACTGGGGGAAGTACAAACTCTTGACCGCCTTCTTGCCGAAGCGCCCGTTGATGGCACTCACCAGCTCCGTCTTGAAGCCGTCACGACGGGAAATTTCCGTCAGCTCTTCCACGGTCTTGGTGCCCAGCGCGGTCAGGATGATGTCGCGCAGCTCGGCGTCACGCGTCTTGAAGTCTTCGCCGGCCTTGGCGTTGCCCACCTCAATGGCCACCGAAAGCAGCAGGTAGCGTGCGCCACCACTGGCGGCCGGATTGAGCACGAGGTTCTCCAGCAGATGCACGGCGGCCCCCGCTTCGCCTTCCTTGGCCGCCCCTTCGCCCTCCGCGGGCGCGCCATGATCGCCTTCAGCGTCTTCTTCCGATGGAGCCTCGCCATGCTCGCCGGCAGCGGCCACCACCGGCGTGGCCTTGCCCATCTTCTTGGCCACCATGGGGCCGACAAACACGGCGCCGGTGGCACCACCGACCAGAAGCCCCACGGCCACCATGCCAATGAGGACGGGGAGCTTGGGCTTCGCAGCGGGTGCGGCGTCAGCAGCAGGAGTTGGTTCGTTAGCCATGGAAAGAACGGACTAGGGTGAATTCGACAGTCCCCTAGAAAGCAGTGTCCGTGCCAACCGCACCGCTCATCGGCGAGTTGTCCGTAAAGTATTGTTATTGAACACTTTACGGGCGAATGCGGCAAAAAGGACCGCTTGGGTGCGGGAGGGCTTGCCCCCGGCAAAAAGCGCAAAGCGCACATACGTCGGCAGAAAATGCCGGGCGCTGATTGCTCATTCAACCAACTCAAGAGCATTCCAATTTATGGTAAACGCACGACGCGGGAGCCCCTCAGGGCCCCCGCGCCATCACTCAGTCAGCGTTACCGCTTGATGCCCATGAGCTCCTGCAGGAGCTCGTCGCTGGTGGAGACCACCTTGCCGTTGGCCTGGAAGCCGCGCTGCGCCACGATCATGTTCGTGAATTCCTGCGCCAGATCCACGTTCGACATTTCGAGCGCACCGCTGGTCATCTGCGACTGCGACCCTTCCAGCGCAAAGCCCAGCACGCCGCTGCCCGAGTTGGCCGATTCCTGCAGCATGTTGTCACCGATGCGGAGCAGACCCGACGGGTTGTTGAAGTCGGCGAGCACGATACGGGCGAGCGGCGACGTCGTGCCGTTCGTGAAGAAGCCCGTGATGAGCCCGAAGCGGTCAATCGAGAAATTCTGCAACGTGCCGGCCGTGTAGCCGTTCTGATCGCGCAGCACGGCGGTGGAGGCCGTGGAGGCAAACTGCGTGATACCGTTCACGCCGCCACCCAAGCTGAGGTCGATGCGCACGGGGTTGGCACCCGGCACCGCGAAATTGAGCGAGGCAATGACGTCCGTATTGAGAATACCTGCCTGGTCGAACGTGAACGTCCCGCTGTTTTCACTGGCCGTGGCGGTCGTGGGGCTCATGAAGTAGCCCACGCGAATCATGGAGTTGGACGGCATGTTCGACGTGAACTGCACGGCCGGCGGCGGGCCCGCCGAAAAGGCGAAATCGGCCGGTGACACGTACTCCACACCAGTCGTGCTGTACACCTTTACGTTGGCATCAAGGATTTCGTACCCGGCCGGCGGCGTTGGCAGCTCGATGTCGCCCGGCGGAGAGGACCCGTCCGTTTCCACTTCAAAGGTCTGCGCCGAGGCAATGGGATCAATCTGCCAATCCCACGAGTTCGGGCCCGTCTTCCACATCTGCAGCTTCACGTCGTGCTTCGTACCCTGCGAGTCGTACACACCGATTTGCGTTTCCGTCCACGCCTTCTCGTTGATGGGATCGGCGCGCACCAGCGGATCGGAGAAGTCGCCCTGAAAGACCGGGGCTGAGGCGTTGAGGTTGCCGGCGAGCGTCGCTTCGGTGGTGGGCTTGGCCGACACCTTCTGACCGAACGGCAACTTGATGTCCTGAATACCATCCAGCTGCAAGCCGTTGTTGTACATGCGGCCCTGCACGATGAAGCCGTTGGCAGGCGAAACGAGCTGGCCTTCCGCGTCTACCTGGAAGTTGCCGGCGCGGGTGTAAAAGCTCTGGTTGCCCTTGCGGACCACGAAGAACGAGTCGCCCTGAATCGCCACGTCGGTGTTGAGACCGGTGGTTTCAAGATTGCCCTGATTGAAAATCTGGTCGATGGATCCGATCTGCATACCGAGACCGATCTGCACCGGGTTGATACCACCCTGATCGCCAGGCGGACGGCTCGCGCCCTGCAGCAACTGGGCGAACCCTTCCTTGAAGGTGACGCGACCGGCCTTGAAGGCCACCGTGTTCACGTTGGCGATGTTGTTACCGATGACGTCCATGCGCACTTGGTTGTTGCGCAGGCCGGAAACGCCGGCATAGAGGGAGCGAAGCATGTGTGGGGTGTCCTCGGGTGAAGGGTCGCGGTCAGCCGCGAATCTGCGTGAGCTGTGACATGGGCAACGTGAGACTGTCGCCGATAATCAGGATGGGGTTCCCATTCTCGTACTTCATGCCGGTGATCCGACCGGCCGTGTACGTCTTGACTGTCTGGTACTGGCCGCCATCCGTTGCGACCTCGAACTTGTAGCTGTACTTCCCGGCGGGCAGCTTGGGCTCCGTGAAGAGCGATCCCAGCTCGAACGACTGTTGCCCCGCCTTGTCCACCGTGACGAACGCGCTGCCAACCACCGTGCCTTTGCTGTCGGTGATCGTCACTTTGGCCGGCCCTGTGCGCACACCGGTATCCACCACCAGTGTGCCCTGTCCTTCGCGATCGACGAAGGTGGTGTTGCCCACGGTCACGCCGGTTTTGCCAACCGTGGCCATGGCCATTTGCCCTTCCACGAGCTGCGCCAGTTCATCGGCGCGCGCATTCTGCGTTTCCTCGAGCTTCGAAATGGCGTCGGCGACCTTGTCGTCCTGCCCGGCCTGTGCTTCGAGGGTCTTGTTCATCTGGATCAGCTGCTCCACAGTGGAGAACTGGGCGAGCTGCGCCGCCATGTCCTTGCCATCCATCGGATTGAGCGGATCCTGATTCTTGAGCTGGGCGACGAGCATCTTGAGGAACTCGTCCTGGCCCATGGCCCTGCTGTTCTGCGGGAGTGTCCGCGGCCCCGACGGCTCGGCGGCGCCGACCGGTGGTTCGGCGGCGGGTACGCCGGTACTGCTGGTGCCATCGGCCGCCGTCGTGTTGAAGGCGGGAAACGCGATGGTGTTGCGAAGTGCCGAGATCATCAGAGGTTCTCGAAGAGGAAATCGGGCTGACGCGAGCGCTGCTGACGCTCCTGCTGCTCGCGCTGGTCACGTGCACGCGCCGCCTGATCCCGGCGCGACTCATCCTGGTTCCACTCACGCGACGGCGCGCGATCGCGCTGTCCGTTGTTGGCGGTGCCATCCTGCGCCGACGACTGCTGCGCGCCGTTCACCTTGAGGGCATCACGCTCGGCGTTGACGGCACGGACCGCCTCACTGCTGTCCGGCGCCTTCAGGCCGCTGATCTTCACCGTATCCGCTTCCAGTCCGTGACGGCCCAGCGCTTCCTGCAGATCCGCGGTGCGCAGACGCATCCGGTCGGCGGTGGCCGCATCGGTGGTGATCTGCGTGCTCACCGTATTGCCGCGCAAATCCACCGTAACCTGCTGGTTCACGCCGTTGGCGCCTTCCACGTTCAGCGTCATCCGATTGAGCGGCGTGGCCGGCGCGTCGGCGCGCATTTGCTGAATGTCCGACACGCGTTGTGCCTGCTCGCTTCCGGCCGCGGGACTCGCCTGCGCGGCGCGTTCAATACCC contains the following coding sequences:
- a CDS encoding flagellar motor switch protein FliM, translating into MSSETLSQTDIDRLLGGGNRTAGNAAVGTPFSNAALDVQVYDFRRPHRVSKERLRTLEAMYERLVKGLEAWLISRVRGQIEVRLQSVEQFSFGEFTLSLPMPCSSFIFDIQGTGQKGVIDIGPEFSTYIVDRLFGGEGTGTPLTRALTPIERMAVRSVADRVTSLLQEIWQDHVPMELNITGFESSPEILQVVNREDPVLVANVEFSTGSVSSLVLLCLPFSVLDKFFTSSGQQRMALLATNEQEREQTRLRSEAALRATKVPLTARLPDFQLAMRDIAQIVEGTIIPTGIPKDARVIVRAGSQERFIGHAGRVNGNLAVRIVDALPSSASTPDSPRS
- a CDS encoding flagellar basal body-associated FliL family protein; translation: MANEPTPAADAAPAAKPKLPVLIGMVAVGLLVGGATGAVFVGPMVAKKMGKATPVVAAAGEHGEAPSEEDAEGDHGAPAEGEGAAKEGEAGAAVHLLENLVLNPAASGGARYLLLSVAIEVGNAKAGEDFKTRDAELRDIILTALGTKTVEELTEISRRDGFKTELVSAINGRFGKKAVKSLYFPQFVVQ
- a CDS encoding flagellar hook protein FlgE gives rise to the protein MLRSLYAGVSGLRNNQVRMDVIGNNIANVNTVAFKAGRVTFKEGFAQLLQGASRPPGDQGGINPVQIGLGMQIGSIDQIFNQGNLETTGLNTDVAIQGDSFFVVRKGNQSFYTRAGNFQVDAEGQLVSPANGFIVQGRMYNNGLQLDGIQDIKLPFGQKVSAKPTTEATLAGNLNASAPVFQGDFSDPLVRADPINEKAWTETQIGVYDSQGTKHDVKLQMWKTGPNSWDWQIDPIASAQTFEVETDGSSPPGDIELPTPPAGYEILDANVKVYSTTGVEYVSPADFAFSAGPPPAVQFTSNMPSNSMIRVGYFMSPTTATASENSGTFTFDQAGILNTDVIASLNFAVPGANPVRIDLSLGGGVNGITQFASTASTAVLRDQNGYTAGTLQNFSIDRFGLITGFFTNGTTSPLARIVLADFNNPSGLLRIGDNMLQESANSGSGVLGFALEGSQSQMTSGALEMSNVDLAQEFTNMIVAQRGFQANGKVVSTSDELLQELMGIKR
- a CDS encoding flagellar hook assembly protein FlgD, which translates into the protein MISALRNTIAFPAFNTTAADGTSSTGVPAAEPPVGAAEPSGPRTLPQNSRAMGQDEFLKMLVAQLKNQDPLNPMDGKDMAAQLAQFSTVEQLIQMNKTLEAQAGQDDKVADAISKLEETQNARADELAQLVEGQMAMATVGKTGVTVGNTTFVDREGQGTLVVDTGVRTGPAKVTITDSKGTVVGSAFVTVDKAGQQSFELGSLFTEPKLPAGKYSYKFEVATDGGQYQTVKTYTAGRITGMKYENGNPILIIGDSLTLPMSQLTQIRG